One genomic region from Saprospiraceae bacterium encodes:
- a CDS encoding PAS domain-containing protein: MPGYDIEIILNRQLAECLSIPVFITDTFGNLIFYNEPAEDILGKRFEDTGEMPVEVWANIFKPLDEQGISLSPDELPLVKTLKELLPNHKSFWIESLAGASKRISVTSYPIIGREKKFLGAVAIFWKADPV; encoded by the coding sequence ATGCCCGGATACGATATAGAGATCATCCTTAATCGTCAGTTAGCTGAATGCCTCAGCATACCAGTTTTTATCACTGACACTTTTGGCAACCTGATATTTTACAATGAACCTGCTGAAGACATTTTGGGAAAGCGATTTGAAGATACTGGAGAAATGCCTGTAGAAGTCTGGGCTAACATATTCAAGCCGTTGGACGAACAAGGCATTAGTCTTTCTCCGGATGAACTGCCCTTAGTCAAAACCTTAAAAGAATTATTGCCCAATCATAAATCATTCTGGATTGAGAGTCTGGCCGGTGCCTCTAAAAGGATATCTGTGACCTCTTATCCTATTATTGGAAGGGAAAAAAAATTTTTAGGTGCAGTTGCAATTTTTTGGAAAGCCGATCCCGTATGA